The Mauremys reevesii isolate NIE-2019 linkage group 13, ASM1616193v1, whole genome shotgun sequence genome contains a region encoding:
- the LOC120379794 gene encoding olfactory receptor 14A16-like, with translation MCFPAQPSHSVLRKKMSNRTTVTEFLLLGFSDIRELQILHFVVFLIIYLAGLLGNLLIITAIAHNHYLHTPMYFFLVNLAILDLGSISVTVPKSMVNSLMNTRVISYSGCVAQIFLFMFLGSADLGILTVMAYDRYVAICQPLHYERVMNRRACVQMAASVWISGILYSALHTGNTFALSLCGGNVVDQFFCAIPQLLKLACSDSDLSETGVIVFSACLALSCFVLIIVSYVQIFRSVLRIPTAQGRQKAFSTCLPHITVVSLYVSTGIIAYLKPNSRSISHLDLVVDVFYSMVPPMLNPIIYSMRNKEIKAALRKLIGRKLFTTKKMSIFLF, from the exons atgtgcttcccagctcag CCATCACACAGCGTGCTgaggaagaaaatgtccaaccgAACCACCGTGaccgagttccttctcctgggattctctgacattcgggagctgcagattttgcactttgtggtgtttctaaTAATTTATCTGGCAGGCCTGCTGGGGAATCTTCTAATCATCACAGCCATAGCCCACAACCACtatcttcacacccccatgtacttcttcctggtgaATCTGGCCATCCTAGACCTTGGCTCCATTTCTGTCACCGTCCCAAAATCCATGGTCAATTCCCTAATGAACACCAGGGTGATTTCTTATTCTGGATGTGTCGCCCAAATCTTTCTCTTCATGTTCCTTGGTTCAGCTGATCTCGGCATCTTGACTGTCATGGCATATGATCGATAtgtcgccatctgccaaccactgcactatgagagagtgatgaacaggagagcttgtgtccaaatggcagcaAGTGTCTGGATCAGTGGGATTCTTTACTCTGCCCTGCACACTGGAAACAcatttgcattatccttatgtggAGGAAATGTGGTGGATCAGTTTTTCTGCGCCATCCCCCAGCTACTCAAGCTTGCCTGCTCTGactcagacctcagtgaaacGGGGGTTATTGTCTTCAGtgcatgcttagctttaagctgttttgttttaataattgtgtcatatgttcagatcttcaGATCAGTGCTAAGAATCCCCACTGCACAGGGCCGGCaaaaagccttctccacctgcctgccTCACATCACTGTTGTCTCTTTGTATGTTTCCACTGGCATCATTGCCTACCTGAAACCAAACTCCAGGTCCATATCACATCTGGATCTCGTGGTGGATGTTTTCTATTCCATGGTACCTCCAATGCTGAATCCAATCATCTACAGtatgaggaacaaggagatcaaaGCTGCCCTGAGGAAACTCATTGGACGGAAGTTATTTACAACCAAGAAAATGTCCATTTTTCTCTTTTGA